The proteins below come from a single Micropterus dolomieu isolate WLL.071019.BEF.003 ecotype Adirondacks linkage group LG05, ASM2129224v1, whole genome shotgun sequence genomic window:
- the LOC123971170 gene encoding stromal cell-derived factor 1-like, giving the protein MDVKLLVVVAALTVVIYAPSSQAKPISLVERCYCRSTVNSVPRGYIRELRFIHTPNCPFQVIAKLKSSKEVCVNPEVRWLQLYLRNAINKMKKSKQGN; this is encoded by the exons ATGGATGTGAAGCTGCTGGTGGTCGTGGCGGCGCTCACGGTGGTGATATATGCGCCTTCATCACAAG CGAAGCCCATCAGTCTGGTGGAGAGATGCTACTGTCGTTCAACGGTCAACAGCGTCCCACGGGGCTACATCCGAGAACTCAGGTTCATCCACACGCCCAATTGCCCCTTCCAAGTGAT TGCCAAGCTGAAGTCAAGCAAAGAAGTGTGTGTGAACCCAGAGGTCCGGTGGCTGCAGCTGTACCTGAGGAACGCTATCAACAA GATGAAGAAATCCAAACAGGGCAATTAA